The segment ACTTCCTAAGTTTCCCCTGCATTATTGTACAATTACAGACCCATTCAATCGAAGCTTGAACTTAAGTACAATAAAACCTCATGCGTTATTCACCAGATTCAACACTTGTatgtttcctttctctctcaatGCTTCCTGCCCCTCTGCTCATCTTTCCATCTCAGAGGCTAGAGAGCCTGTCAAGGGAACACCCGCAGAAACCATCTcccacaataacaacaacagccaCCACCATAGAGCACTTAgttttccgcaaaaaaaaaagtgacaaatccAATGGAGCCACGCTCCTTCCTGCCAACAGATCAAATCACAGCTGTGGTCCGGTTCACCCTGGGGCGCAAATGGTCTTGTAGAGCCATGCTCGCTAAATAAGTGTATATAGCATTCTTTATGTGCTTGCGAAACCCCCCATTTAAGTGCTTTCCCCCCGTTGTACCTGTGCTCATGAGATTGGGTTACTACATGGTAATGGAAACCATGCAGAGTGCTGTGGGACATCCTTTTCCCACACAACAACCGTTTAATCACAGACAAACAGTGGGCACcctgccacgcacacacacacacacacacacacacacatatatatcaACATCTACTGTCTGTGTGCGAGAGTGCAGAGACCAAGGAAATAAAAAGGTTGTTAGGAAACCACTTAAAAGCAAAGGCAGTTCTTCTCTGCTTTGGGATGAGATGCACACTGAGGTAAATACAAATATCCAGTGAAATCCATATTTGCAGGAAACCTGAGTCaatgttgagggggggggggtcagcgtcATATAATGGATCTTAATTGAAGCAATAAAAGGGAACCATGAGGAAGACATTGGCCTTTAATCACTCCCTATCTGCTCAATCCCCTCGTAGGCACGTTGGTACTAAAGGCAGTACTTTAATGAAAGATCAACATGGGTCATCAAAAGTTGACAGCCTCAGAGTGCAGTgcgtcttgtgtgtgtgtgagtttcatATCTACAATCACATACTCCTCGCGCGGTCTAACCAGAGGAACATCACCGCCTTCCCCGCTCATCACTGCCAGCTTTCACTTTTTGCGATtcatctttttctccccctctcccagGATACTTTCATCCCtcgtcgttttttttctcttccctggattctgttattttttttctttatcagaAAGCACCCCCACCCACTTCCCATCCATCATCTGATCTCCATTCTTCTTCGTCCACTCTCCAGTGATGTCGTCTCTTCTGAGGGAGGAGATGCAGAGAGTTTTATTCCGACCTGAAAAACTGAGACTGGCGGAGTTTATTGAGATCGAGGAGccgacggacgggagacatttTCTCTGTGTCTCAGGTAAACAGCTTTATACAGGCACAGAGTATTACCTTGGCTGTAGAGGGTCTCAAGGGAAATGTGGCGAATGTGTCCAATAGTAATAAATACTGTGAGGGCTGGAAAAAGCTACTTGTACTGCAGATGAAAAGTCTGTTGTTGCAGTGGGCCTGTTTAGCATCCAAAGTATgtacgcttccccccccccctctttcctgcagtttcaaaaaacaaagtggTGCAGTTATGCATAGTGCGATGTCAGACTTCTCAGCCGTCCCTCAAGCCTGGATCCAAGGAGTCCCACACCACGCGCTCCAGCATCCAGGAGTGTTACAGGAGGACGGAGGTCTGGCCCCTCCAGGACCTGATTCTTGTTGACGGGCGGGACCCCGATGTGGTGATTAACCACGGTTTTTATTACTATTCCCTATGTGTAGCATTGCAttattgcattgttttctttagAAAGGATTGGCACACAATATGTATGAAACTGTTTTTCATAAATAATCACATAGGAAAGCTTTAGGACTATTGATCATGTCATAATTTAACATTCACACATTATGTTTTCAGTGATAAATGAtacacagaggaaaaacaaaaagaaatgtctctcaTTGGAATCCTAATTTCAGCGGTAGAACCTGACACAATGTgctggacatgtaaatgtatatcTTTCAACCAGATTATTCCTTGTTTTTTATGCTTTCGTCTCCCAAAAGCCCCTTTGCCGCCATATATCCGGCCTCCCCTCGATGGCTTATTGTCAGATTTTGAATTTGAACCGAGTGACAATCGAGCTTAAATCCACTGCGTCTGCTCtgatttgtgttattattattattctctgtGTCCCCAGGATGATCCCTGTTTCCTGCTGCACTTTGACAAGGTGCGCACGGTGACGGCCGTCAGCTGCTCCGCCAAATACACGTTCGTGCGCGCGCTGTTCGTTCTCAGCGAGCAGCACTGCCAGAGGTCACTGAACCTGCGGAACTTTGACTGGGCCTACATCAAGCCCACCACCTTCTACTCCAACCGAGGAGACTGCGTGGTGCTCACACAGATCTGCTTCTACGCATTCAATTTGGTGTGTCTCTCCATGTGTCCCGTGCCCCTGGACGCGTAAAGGAACCACGCCACGATCGTTAGAAAACTGAACAAGCGTTACAGTTTAGAGCTGTGCATTGAGTGTGAGCTTGTGGCTTGTGCTAACTATAGTAAGGCTTATTCACCATGACATGTCTTTTTTTGCATGAATTCTCTACTGAATGTGTCTACGTGGCAAATCCAAGTTACAAGCAGCTTGGTATTTGTTAACTTTGTGGTCTACCTTTGTGATGTTTTACTTACGCATCCTATTCCTTTCTGTGCGCTGCTGTAAACATGTGAATTTCAAATggagaacaaataaaaaccaccatacatttctttcccttctctGCCTTTAGCATTCTTTTAAGTGAGATCACAAATACGGTAAATTTAGAAATGAGCATTGTACAATATTTGTCAGGATTTTGTCCGTTGGTTGGTAGCTCATGACAACAGCTTAGGCCTACAACCAAATTAACATTAAGTTGTAAAGACTGATTTCAATGCATGTTATAAATATTGATCGGCCCAACAAATTAATTATCCTCCCACCggatttattttgatttcttgCTTTGATGAGAGGGTTTAGTTATAGTACACAGGCCTTTACCTCATTAAGTAGTAAAAACGAATTACAAACCGTTACACTAAAAATATACTGCATAATGTAATGTTTCGTCATTACTTGAGTATATAACGTTATATAAAGAGCACAGTGGAACATTCAGGAATCAGGaggaggaatcaggaaacatgtattgccataatatgtcagacataaaaggaatttgacttggcggttggtgcatgacagcagacagtacgacaatggacaaaagacaacatagtgcaggaatgagataaaaatataataaaatataatgctatgggttagttatcTAAAGCTATGgcttagttaagttaaaaagtAATTAATGCGAGAATGTTTTGTCTTAATAAAGAATATGGCTTCACACTTAACGTTTAGTTACATTAGTTATAGCTAAGTTACACCCACCATCGGTGACATTAAACCGTTTTTCACACTCCTTGTTTGTTCATGTTATGCACGGGGCAAGCTCTCTTCCATCTGTGGTTCAGCTTTCCACCTGCAGGGGGCCTCATTACATTGCTGCAGCCGACATGAAGCTTTCAGTAGACTTAATAAATGCCtgataataataaacatgtctaactataaatatataacGGAGTCCTTTAAATATCAATTTTACCTTTTGATTCCATCCTATTAGAAATATTGATACATTGATTTAATGCGCGCACACATCGTGCTCATAttcttttgtttggtttattCGCCCCGTTCCCGGCACAAAGGGGACCGACTACCGGTTCCATGCATGCCGCCAAAATTCAAGCTAGATGATAGAAGAGGCAGTTTCCCCTGTGGTCGGTTGTAAACACTGGGCGATAATTTAGTGCTACGACTGTTAAGTTACCGATTTGGTTTCCAAAACCCGCACATCGTGCCTCCGGAGTCCGTGGAGAGGAAATCCCCAACATGCACATCAAGTCTATTATTATTGAAGGATTCAAATCCTATGCGCACAGGACGGAGATCAACGGCTTTGACCCGCTGTTCAACGCCATCACGGGACTGAACGGCAGCGGAAAGTCCAATATTTTAGACTCGATATGTTTCCTTTTGGGCATATCAAATCTGAGCCATGTAAGTTTTGATGTTGGCTATGCGGACTTTGAGGTCCACGGCTTAAAATCAACCTACGGAGTTGGGTGATGTGAAATATTTCTGTCAGTCTCACAGTCGGTGAGCTAAGCCAACTGTTGGCTAGAAGCATCTTAACCTGCAAcgtttagtcttttttttccattttcacctGAAAGGTGCGAGCCTCCAACCTCCAGGACTTGGTGTACAAGAATGGACAGGGTGGCATCACCAAGGCTACCGTGTCCATTACCTTTGACAACGCCAACAAAAGCCAGAGTCCTCTGGGCTTCGAAACCCACGACGAGATCACCGTCACCAGACAGGTTGGCCAAGAAATGACGTTGCATCAACAGCTCTGCCATTGGTATTCAAAAGGTCACTGTGCAATGCTGATGCTGAACCGGGGTCGTATAACTTTGTCTCAGGTGGTGATTGGTGGCAGGAACAAGTACCTCATCAATGGAGTGAATGCCAACAACACCAGGGTGCAGGACTTGTTCTGCTCCGTTGGCCTCAACGTCAACAACCCACATTTTCTAATCATGCAGGTGAGTCTTGTTTCTGCAGCACTGGGTCTGGATCCCTCTATAACATTTAACATCATGTGATCGTTCTGCTATTTTAGGGGAGGATCACTAAAGTTTTAAACATGAAGCCACCAGAGGTAAAGCATACACACGCAGTCCGCCATCAGCACTATTTCATACAGTCATCATGCCTTTTTGTTCACTTCTTCCAATGAGCACCTCTTTTCGCTCAGATCCTTGCCATGATCGAGGAGGCAGCGGGAACCAGGATGTATGAGTGTAAAAAGATTACTGCTCAGAAAACCATTGAGAAGAAGGAGGCCAAGCTAAAGGAGATTCAGACGGTAAGTTAGACGTCCCAACATGTTTTGACTCATTTATCTCGCTCCGTTCTCCGGTGAGctgttgcaataaaaaaaaaaaaaaactaaagttgAGATGATTCTCTCTGTTCACTCCAAGATTTTGGATGAGGAAATCACTCCAACCATGAATAAACTCCAAGAGGTAGGTTCAATGCAAAGACCAAACTAACAAAATCCCCACTGTGACTGATTGAATCGCCAGTGTGCGGTGAACACATCATGtccctttttaaagtattttttttctaaaccgtACTCCCTCTGCAGGAGCGATCCTCATACTTGGAGTACCAGAAGCTGATGCGCGAGATCCAGCACCTGTCCCGGCTGTACGTGGcctggctgtttgtgtgtgcggagGAAACCAAGCTGAAGTCGGCGGATAATCTGAAGGTGATGCAGGACAACATCACCAAAATGCAAGCGAGCATGGCCGAGAACGAGAGCAAAGTCCAGGAGCTGTCGGCCCAGATTCAAgagctgcagaagaaaaaagaacaggTACCATTGAATGCTTTGTTCTCTTCATGCGCAATGCAAATTTGTTTGGAAATTTGAATCTTTGACCCCTGGATGACCGTGTTGGGTTTGCAGGAGATTTTCTGTatgttttaacattaaaacaagGATCTTGAGTTGTAATGCTTTGTCTTTGATTGTCGTCTCATCTGTATAGGAGGTGAACGGAGTATTAAAATCCCTGGAGGAGACGCTAGCTGACGTGCAACGCGTCGACGCCAAAGCTCAGAGTGCGTTTGACCTCAAAAAACAGAACATCAAAGATGAAACCAAGAAGAGGAATGAGCTTGTCAAGAccatggaggaggtgaggggacAATGCATTTAGACAATACAGCTTGGCTTTTAGGACTTCCACACTTCAACGGTTGCTTTCCTTTCATCCGTAGGACAAGAAAATGCTCGTGGTAAAAGAAAAGGAGGTGTCCAAGTTGACGGAGCAGCTTCAGGCTCTACAGGCGGAGGGGCAGGAGGACAGCGCGGCCCTCGATGCGGCAGAGCAGCATTTTCGGGCGGTGTCTGCTGGCCTCTCCACCAACGAGGACGGCGAGGAGGCTACACTGGCCGGGCAGATGATGACCTGCAAGAACGACATGAGCAAGGCGGATACCGAGGCCAAgcaggtgaggaaaaggacTTGATCGCGTTGTTTCAGGTGGCCGGTTTACCTTCGTTGGCAAGCTCGCAGTACAAACCTTTATGCTCAAAAGCATTGAACACACGACGCAACGCAGGCCGGCTCTTTGCGGGTCTCGTTCCCCGATTGGGAGAAATGCTCAATTGCTCTCCTCCCGCCCTTTCAAAGATTGTTCCTCCATCTTGTCCCCGTCCAGGCCCAGATGACCCTGAAGCATGCGGAGGCCGAGCTGAAGACCAAACAGGCCGAGGTGAAAAAGATGGACGGTGGCTACAAGAAGGACCAGGACAGCCTGCAGGCCATCAGGAGCAGCAGGGAGAAATTGCAAGTGGAGCTCGCCAAACTCAACTACGAAGGTACTGCGCGAGAACAGAGCCGCGCACAAGGCCGCCAGTCCTCACGTTTGTCTTAACACGCGGGGTCGGCTCGTGCATTTCAGACGGGAAGGAGGAGAACCTGCTGGAGAGAAGAAGGCAGCTGTCCAGAGAGGCCGCGAAACTCAAAGAGACCTACGAGCGCCTTGTGTCTCGCTTCCCCAACTTGCGCTTCGACTACAAGTGAGGATTTCCTGAATGAATGAGCTCACCTCAGTGTGTTTTGAATCTAGGTGTTCTGTAATGTGACGAAAACCAGCCTGAGCTTTGCACACATTCAATGTCAAAACAGCTTGACCCGGAGAAGATTTGGAGTATTGTGTTTAACATTCTTCTTTTGCCATCTTAAAAGGGACCCAGAGCGAGGATGGGACCGGAGCAAAGTGAAGGGGCTGCTCGCTAACCTCATCACCGTCCGCGACGTCTCTTACGCAACCGGCCTGGAGGTCGTTGCGGGAGGTCGCCTCTATAACATCGTAGTTGACACAGAGGTAGGGGTGCCCACGTGCAGTCATATAATGAACGTTTGGTTATTTTATCCACAAACCCGCCGGAGAGTCCAACCGGAGTTGACCATgtgattattcttattattctcTTCTCTTTGCCAGGTGACCGGTAAGAAACTGTTGGAGAAAGGAGAGCTGCAGCGGAGGTACACCATCATTCCCCTGAACAAGATCTCCGCCAAGACCCTCAACGACAGAGTGGTCAACGCCGCCAAGAGCCTGGTGAGACATTTAAACACAGACCCCGCCCCCTCTTCTCCCCACCGCGTTTTAGAAAGGTCCAAACTCGGAAAGCCCTGACGCGTCTCCGACTGTCCCCCTCGTTTGCTGCAGGTCGGAGAGAACAACGTCCACGCAGCGCTGTCCCTGGTGGGCTACGAGGCCGACCTGCGTAAGGCCATGGAGTACGTGTTCGGCTCCACGCTGGTGTGCGACACCCTGGACAACGCCAAGAGGGTGGCTTTCGACAAGCAGGTGATGACAAAGACCGTCACTCTCGGAGGGGACATCTTCGACCCCCAGGGGACGCTGAGCGGAGGTGAGAGCGAGGGGGACTTGTGTGTGGGACTGAGTTACTGCAGTGATGGAGGTGGCTTTGAAATACGCTACCActtgtttttgtcacatttaatTGTTTAGTCGTTGCTTAGCGCCGTTGGCTTTATTGATATTGTGCTGATGCTTCTGTGCATCCCTGTAATAACAGTTTTGGACTTCCCAGACCCCTGTAAAATgacacttcttcttctcatccaGGCGCTCGTTCCCAGTCGGCATCGGTCCTGTCCAGCCTACAGGAATTAAAGGAGGTTCGTGACAGCTTGAACGACAAAGAGAACCAGCTCCGGGATACTGAAGGACAGCTGGTCAGCCTTAAGGGAACCGCGGAGAAGTACGCAGACACAAACCCATAGATGACTAACATTCAAATGGAGCTGCATGGATCACTCGGCTGGGCCGATGGTTAACGACAGATGCATTTGTATCGTTTCATCCGTTTTGAGCTCCTTTTTTAGAAGTTTTTCCCCAAATGTAGAAATTCgaattctttaaaatatatgtCACCA is part of the Pungitius pungitius chromosome 9, fPunPun2.1, whole genome shotgun sequence genome and harbors:
- the exoc1l gene encoding exocyst complex component 1-like, with translation MSSLLREEMQRVLFRPEKLRLAEFIEIEEPTDGRHFLCVSVSKNKVVQLCIVRCQTSQPSLKPGSKESHTTRSSIQECYRRTEVWPLQDLILVDGRDPDVDDPCFLLHFDKVRTVTAVSCSAKYTFVRALFVLSEQHCQRSLNLRNFDWAYIKPTTFYSNRGDCVVLTQICFYAFNLVCLSMCPVPLDA
- the smc2 gene encoding structural maintenance of chromosomes protein 2, encoding MHIKSIIIEGFKSYAHRTEINGFDPLFNAITGLNGSGKSNILDSICFLLGISNLSHVRASNLQDLVYKNGQGGITKATVSITFDNANKSQSPLGFETHDEITVTRQVVIGGRNKYLINGVNANNTRVQDLFCSVGLNVNNPHFLIMQGRITKVLNMKPPEILAMIEEAAGTRMYECKKITAQKTIEKKEAKLKEIQTILDEEITPTMNKLQEERSSYLEYQKLMREIQHLSRLYVAWLFVCAEETKLKSADNLKVMQDNITKMQASMAENESKVQELSAQIQELQKKKEQEVNGVLKSLEETLADVQRVDAKAQSAFDLKKQNIKDETKKRNELVKTMEEDKKMLVVKEKEVSKLTEQLQALQAEGQEDSAALDAAEQHFRAVSAGLSTNEDGEEATLAGQMMTCKNDMSKADTEAKQAQMTLKHAEAELKTKQAEVKKMDGGYKKDQDSLQAIRSSREKLQVELAKLNYEDGKEENLLERRRQLSREAAKLKETYERLVSRFPNLRFDYKDPERGWDRSKVKGLLANLITVRDVSYATGLEVVAGGRLYNIVVDTEVTGKKLLEKGELQRRYTIIPLNKISAKTLNDRVVNAAKSLVGENNVHAALSLVGYEADLRKAMEYVFGSTLVCDTLDNAKRVAFDKQVMTKTVTLGGDIFDPQGTLSGGARSQSASVLSSLQELKEVRDSLNDKENQLRDTEGQLVSLKGTAEKYRQLKQQYELKAEEEQILQTKLQQSSFHQQQEELERLRKAIDESKETLRLTKDVQKRAEEKYKVLENKMKNAEAEREKELKAAQQKLNAAKAKADAFTKKLKQKQQESDAVALELEELRREQTGYEQQIQAVDEAMAAIKEQIDSMGCTVSKNKEAVRKAQEELAKQKEVIMAQDKELKYKSTEANKIREQNNEVQLKIKELEHNISKHRKDSHEAADKVSRMLEEHDWIQSERHFFGQPNTSYDFKTNNPREAGQRLKKLEETTAKLERNVNKRAMNMLNDAEERYNDLMKKKRIVENDKAKILKTIEELDEKKNEALNVAWQKVNKDFGSIFSSLLPGATAKLAPAGGVLLDGLEFKVALGDTWKENLTELSGGQRSLVALSLILAMLLFKPAPIYILDEVDAALDLSHTQNIGQMLRGHFRHSQFVVVSLKDGMFANANVLFKTKFVEGMSTVSRTALSQSDSNLSQKGRDKTRLKDKRIKLIS